Within the Pseudomonas oryzae genome, the region CGGGGCGCAGCTCGTCGTGGCCGACCGGGTGCCAGACCGTGGCGCCGCCGTCGCCGACCTTCTCCACCATGCACTTGGTCTGCGGGAACTCGGTGGCGATGAATGCGGCGATTTCTGCTTTGCTGGCCATGACGCTCCTCCCTGAAAAAGATTGGTAGCCGAAGCTACTACAGGGCGACAGGCGCGGCCAGCGAGCCGGGCGCTGAACTGCAGGGTGATGGGGAGGGCGGTGCGCACGGCGTGACCAAAACGTACAGTGGGCACGCCGGTGCCGCGCGCGCGGCTGTCCGCCGTCTACCCGGCGGGGCAGACGGTTGCGGACAGGATGGTGGTAGCAGGGGGCTCAGCGCGCGGCGGCGTCGCCGGGCTGGGCGAGGATCGCGGCAGCCAGTTCCTGGTCGGTTGCCTGCAGGCCCGGATGCTCGCGGCGGATCTGCTCGAGCGCGGCCTCCAGGTAGGCACCGCGGATGGTGCCGCCGCTGGCGATGAAGCTGCTGGCGTCATCCTTCGCCGCGACGACGATCTTGTCGTCCTTGAAGGTGGAATACAGCGAAGCGGAAATCCCCGCCGAGGTGGCGGCGTCCTTCACGCCGATGCCGCCGGCCACTGCCGAGGCGGTGGCGAGGCTCAGCGCAAGCGAGGCGAACAGCAGTGTGTAACGCATGGCGATAACCCTCTTGCGGCCGAACGGGCCTATTCGATTAGAGCCGCAAGGGCGGCCGTAATTCCCCTCCTCCCGGCGCGATCCGACCGGGGGCACGTGCTGCCAGCCTGCCGGTACCGGTGATATGACCAAAAGGAACAGTCGCGGCTGAGGCGCCGGGCTGCAGTGGCTGGCGCCGGGAATGCCCCGGGCAAGTTGCGCATCCAGCGCCGCGCGTCGACGTCCGCCAGCCGCGGTTGCCGCTTTTCTCGACGCCGCCGGCCGTGGATACGCCGGCAATCCCTCTGCGCTGGGCGCTTTTTTGTGCGCTGCACCTTTACGTTTTTGTAAGGCGAAACCGGTCGCAGGACAAAAACGTCAGGCCGGATGTTCGTTCCGGCCACCCGGATCTTATAAAAAATCCTTTTGAATCAACGAGTTGTCGAAGTTGGCATCGCCCCTGCAATGTCTCTGGCGTCGATAGCAATACCGCCTGCCCGGACTGCCACATGAACCGGACAGGCAACCCAACCGCATCAAGCCAAATAACGGAGACAACAAATGGCGATGACAGGTGTGCTGCGACCGGGCCATGCCCAGGTGCGCGTGCTGAATCTCGAGGAAAGCGTCCGCTTCTACCGCGACGTGCTGGGCCTGGTGGAAACCGGCCGCGACGCGCAGGGTCGCGTCTACTTCAAGTGCTGGGACGAGCGCGACCACCACAGCTACGTGATCCGCGAGGCCGACAGCGCCGGGATCGACTTCTTCGGCTTCAAGGTGCTCGACAAGGCCACCCTCGAGCAGCTCGACGCCGACCTCCAGGCCTACGGCCTGACCACCACCCGCATCCCCGCTGGCGATCTGCTGGAAACCGGCGAGCGCGTGCGCTTCGAGCTGCCCTCCGGCCACCTGATCGAGCTGTACGCCGAGAAGACCTCCATCGGCAACGGCGCCGGCCTGGTCAACCCGGCACCCTGGACCCAGGCGCGCGAGCACGGCATCGGCCCGGTGCGCCTCGATCACACCCTGCTGTACGGGCCGAACGTCGCCGAAGTGCAGAAGATCTTCACCGAGGTGCTGGGCTTCTACCTGGTCGAGCGGGTGCTCACCCCCGATGGCCAGGGCAACGCCGCGATCTGGCTGTCCTGCTCGCACAAGGTCCACGACATCGCCTTCGCCGAATACCCGGAGCCGGGCAAGCTGCACCACTGCTCGTTCCTGATGGAGAGCTGGGAGCAGGTGCTGCGCGCCGGCGACATCATGTCGATGAACGCGGTCAACGTCGACATCGGCCCGACCCGCCACGGCGTCACCCGCGGCTGCACCATCTACGCCTGGGACCCCTCCGGCAACCGCTTCGAGACCTTCATGGGCGGCTACCAGCCGTACCCGGACTACGAGCCGATCACCTGGACCTTCGACAACTTCGGCCAGGGCCTCGACTACCCGCAGCGCAAGCTGCACGAAACCTTCCTCACCGTGGTGACCTGAGGAGCGCGGCCATGAACCGTCCCGAGCAACTGGTGGAAATGCTGCCGGCCGACCTCGACACCCGGCGGCGCTGGGTTCGCGTCACCGGCGAGCGCGCCGGCGGCTTCATCGAGTTCGACTTCGCCATCGGCGAGCCCGACCTCTGCGTGGAGATGATCCTCAGCCCCGAGGCCTTCGCCGAGTTCTGCGCGGCCAACCGGGTGCAGATGCTGCCGCCGCGCGACCCGGACGCCGGGTCGCCGGCCGCCGGGGACGAGGAGCCCAGCGACTGGCACTGGAGTCTCGCCGACGCCACCCAGACCCGCTTCAAAGCCTGATCAGCGACAAGAACAACAAGAACGGCGCTGCGTACCGCGCAGTGCCGGCAGGAGAGAGCACATGCAAATCGACCTTCGCACGGTGAGCATCCAGCCGCTGCGCCAGACCTTCGACCACCTGGCCCGCCGCTTCGGCGACAAGCCGGCCTCGCGCTACCAGGAAGGCAGCTACGACATCCAGGCCGCCGAGAACCTGCACTACCGGCCGACCTGGGATCCGGAGCAGGCGCTGTACGACACCGGCATCACCAAGATCGTCATGCAGGACTGGTACGCCCTCAAGGACCCGCGCCAGTTCTACTACAGCACCTACACCCTGGCCCGCGCCCGCCAGCAGGACAGCATGGAGGCCAACTTCGCCTTCGTCGAAAGCCGCGGCCTGACCGACCTGCTGCCGGCCGAGCTGCGCCAGATCGCCCTCGACCTGCTGGTGCCGCTGCGCCACGCCGCCTGGGGCGCCAACCAGAACAACACCTTCATCTGCGGCTACGGCTACGGCACCACCTTCACCCAGCCGTGCATCTACCACGCCATGGACAACCTGGGCATCGCCCAGTACCTGTCGCGCCTGGGCCTGCTGCTCGGCGGCACCGAGGCGCTGGACGCCGGCAAGGCCGCCTGGCTGGACGGCGAGGCCTGGCAGCCGCTGCGCCGCTACGTCGAGGACTGCCTGGCGCTGCGCGACCCGTTCGAGCTGTTCGTCGCGCAGAACGTCGCCCTCGACGGACTGCTCTATCCGCTGGTCTACGAGCGCATCGTCGACGACTACCTGTCCAGCCGTGGCGCCTCCACCGTGGCCATGCTCACCCAGTTCATGACCGACTGGTTCGACGAGACCAAGAAGTGGGTGGATGCGGTGCTCAAGGTCGCCGCCGGCGAGTCCGAGCACAACCGCGCCCAGCTGCAGGAGTGGATCAACGCCTGGCAGTGCCGCGCCGCCTCGGCACTGCTGCCGGTGGTCGAGCAGGTGTTCGGCGCCGAAGCCGACGACCTGGTCAGCGAACAAGTGGCCGCCTTCAAGGCGCGCATCGAAAAAACCGGCATCGCGCTCTGAGAGGCTCACCCATGTCCACCGTATTCATTGCCCTGCAAGCCAACGAAGACACCCGCCCGATCATCGAGGCGATCGAGATCGACAACCCCAATGCCGTGGTCAACCGCGAGCCGGCGATGGTCAAGATCGACGCGCCGAACCGCCTGGTGATCCGCAAGGACACCATCGAGGAGCAGCTCGGCCGCAGCTTCGACCTGCAGGAACTGCAGATCAACCTGATCACGCTGTCA harbors:
- a CDS encoding DUF2388 domain-containing protein; translated protein: MRYTLLFASLALSLATASAVAGGIGVKDAATSAGISASLYSTFKDDKIVVAAKDDASSFIASGGTIRGAYLEAALEQIRREHPGLQATDQELAAAILAQPGDAAAR
- a CDS encoding catechol 2,3-dioxygenase translates to MAMTGVLRPGHAQVRVLNLEESVRFYRDVLGLVETGRDAQGRVYFKCWDERDHHSYVIREADSAGIDFFGFKVLDKATLEQLDADLQAYGLTTTRIPAGDLLETGERVRFELPSGHLIELYAEKTSIGNGAGLVNPAPWTQAREHGIGPVRLDHTLLYGPNVAEVQKIFTEVLGFYLVERVLTPDGQGNAAIWLSCSHKVHDIAFAEYPEPGKLHHCSFLMESWEQVLRAGDIMSMNAVNVDIGPTRHGVTRGCTIYAWDPSGNRFETFMGGYQPYPDYEPITWTFDNFGQGLDYPQRKLHETFLTVVT
- a CDS encoding phenol hydroxylase subunit translates to MNRPEQLVEMLPADLDTRRRWVRVTGERAGGFIEFDFAIGEPDLCVEMILSPEAFAEFCAANRVQMLPPRDPDAGSPAAGDEEPSDWHWSLADATQTRFKA
- a CDS encoding aromatic/alkene monooxygenase hydroxylase subunit beta, with the protein product MQIDLRTVSIQPLRQTFDHLARRFGDKPASRYQEGSYDIQAAENLHYRPTWDPEQALYDTGITKIVMQDWYALKDPRQFYYSTYTLARARQQDSMEANFAFVESRGLTDLLPAELRQIALDLLVPLRHAAWGANQNNTFICGYGYGTTFTQPCIYHAMDNLGIAQYLSRLGLLLGGTEALDAGKAAWLDGEAWQPLRRYVEDCLALRDPFELFVAQNVALDGLLYPLVYERIVDDYLSSRGASTVAMLTQFMTDWFDETKKWVDAVLKVAAGESEHNRAQLQEWINAWQCRAASALLPVVEQVFGAEADDLVSEQVAAFKARIEKTGIAL
- a CDS encoding MmoB/DmpM family protein; amino-acid sequence: MSTVFIALQANEDTRPIIEAIEIDNPNAVVNREPAMVKIDAPNRLVIRKDTIEEQLGRSFDLQELQINLITLSGNVDEDEDTLTLTWNS